Sequence from the Maribellus comscasis genome:
TGCATACCTCCGCATATTGCATTCAACCCTGAAAGCTGCCAGATGGGAAGCAGACAAGGCTAAAAAATAAAGCAAAATGCTGGCTATCGCCAACCCGGCTGCCCACCATGCATATTTTTGAACAAGGGCGGAAGAGGAAATTCCTCCTGCAGTAATAAATTCACGAATAATAAACCACACTAAAATATAAGGTGCCATACCTGTCAGCGCACTGATGGCTGATAAGACTAAAGAACCGGGGAGCAGTGCCTTCCTGCCGGTCATATAGAGTTGTAATTTTGATAATGTATTCATATTTAAATTTTTTTTATAAGTTTTCAAAAAAGAACAATGTTCATGTTTGTTCAAAATGATTAATCTTTCACCTGCATTAGCTTTTTCCAGCCGGCAGTTCCGAATTCCATATACTCCCTGATAAAATCCTCCAGTTCTCGGTGCGATAAATCGTGCATTACCAGTTCGCCTATTATGCTCATCCACCAGGAACTCATGGTGTGAATAAAAAAATCAGATACCCCACCGTTAATTGTCGGAAACTTTTCTTTCATCAGGGCAATGTATTCTTTGCCAACCTGGGTCTGTAATTCAATAAACTCTTCCCGGTAATTACCAAGTGAGGAGCCGGAGGATTTGAATAATAACAGCTTGAAATCTTCTTTGTAATTATCGATTAGTTTCACAAACATATCAATCTGGCTTCGCATATATTCTTCCGAACTGAAAATGTCGACACTGATATATTTGGGGCTGTTATGCTCTTCCATTACTTTGTCCATTGCACTTAAAAGGCCTGATAATATTTCACGGAATATTTCATCTTTATTCCTGAAATAATTATAAATATTACTTAGCCCTACTTTTGCATCCTTTGCTATATTCCGCATAGAAGCATCTTTAAATCCCTTTTCTATAAATTCTTTGCGGGCTACCTGCAGAATGATTTTTCTAATCCCTTCTTTTTGTGTTTGCATTAATGAACAATGTTCGTTTATACAAAACAACTCAATATATTTTTTCCCGGCAATCCCCATTTATTGGTATTTTTTGATATTAAAAATTAACAAAAGTTCGTAATGCCACTTTTCATCTCATACAATCATTCCGGCACGTAAATAATCTGTCCGTCATCCAGTTGATATGCAACACCAACCCTTTTCCCTCTTGTCCCATTTTCGTTTGTATCTTCAGATGGTTTATATTTTTCTATTTTCTCCCCTTTTTTAGTGATAATTTCCATTTGTTCCGTTCCGGGATTTTTAACCATTGTAAAATCATCTTTCGAGAAAAATTCATTCATCTGGTAACGGGTAACCAAGGCTACCATCAATGCCACGGCAAAAACCATGGCTATATCAAACAGATTGGTTAAAACCGACAACGGATCCTGGTCTTCATTCTTTTGTAACAACCGTCTCCTTCTCATAACTCATTTTTTTGTTATTGACCGAAATCGTGTTTAGATCCGCCTTTTCAAGTAACGATCCGGTAATATATTCCAGCGTATTTAAATCGTCGGCATACCAGCGTTGTTCAATTTGTAAGGTTATAAAACCAATGGCACCGATAAATACACCAATCACCGTTGTGGCAAAAGCCACCTGCATGTTGTGCGCCATAGTT
This genomic interval carries:
- a CDS encoding TetR/AcrR family transcriptional regulator — its product is MQTQKEGIRKIILQVARKEFIEKGFKDASMRNIAKDAKVGLSNIYNYFRNKDEIFREILSGLLSAMDKVMEEHNSPKYISVDIFSSEEYMRSQIDMFVKLIDNYKEDFKLLLFKSSGSSLGNYREEFIELQTQVGKEYIALMKEKFPTINGGVSDFFIHTMSSWWMSIIGELVMHDLSHRELEDFIREYMEFGTAGWKKLMQVKD
- a CDS encoding DUF2149 domain-containing protein, coding for MRRRRLLQKNEDQDPLSVLTNLFDIAMVFAVALMVALVTRYQMNEFFSKDDFTMVKNPGTEQMEIITKKGEKIEKYKPSEDTNENGTRGKRVGVAYQLDDGQIIYVPE